A portion of the Carya illinoinensis cultivar Pawnee chromosome 11, C.illinoinensisPawnee_v1, whole genome shotgun sequence genome contains these proteins:
- the LOC122280781 gene encoding expansin-like B1, translated as MGLAVLHENQTGILCVICMVLLLPTLYAFQDIFTYTSRATYYGSHDSFGTPSGACGYGEFGRTVNDGSVTGVSKLYRNGTGCGACYRVRCLSSQYCNEDSVTVVVTDYGEGDKTDFILSTRAYTRLARPGRKGAKELLARGVIDVEYRRVSCHYPGYNVMFKVHEQSRYPNYLALVVLYAEGMNDITAVELYQENCKQWLGMRKSFGAVWDMSNQVPSGSIKLRFQVSGSTWVESKNDLPALWNAGDAYDSDVQLN; from the exons ATGGGGCTTGCAGTACTTCATGAAAACCAAACTGGTATTCTTTGTGTGATCTGCATGGTACTGCTCTTGCCTACTCTATATGCCTTTCAAGACATTTTTACTTACACATCAAGAGCAACCTACTACGGCAGTCATGACAGCTTTGGGACTCCAA GTGGAGCTTGTGGGTATGGAGAATTCGGAAGGACTGTCAATGATGGCAGCGTGACTGGAGTCTCGAAGCTGTATAGGAATGGAACTGGTTGTGGTGCATGCTATCGA GTTAGGTGCCTCTCATCACAATATTGCAATGAGGATTCAGTGACCGTGGTGGTGACAGACTACGGTGAAGGTGACAAAACTGACTTCATACTTAGCACTCGAGCCTACACAAGATTGGCACGCCCTGGTCGCAAAGGGGCCAAGGAGTTGCTTGCTCGTGGCGTGATTGACGTCGAATACCGAAGGGTCTCATGCCACTACCCTGGTTACAACGTTATGTTCAAGGTGCATGAGCAAAGTAGATATCCTAATTATCTAGCTTTAGTGGTTCTATATGCAGAGGGGATGAATGACATCACAGCCGTCGAATTGTATCAG GAGAATTGCAAACAATGGCTGGGCATGCGTAAGTCCTTCGGCGCAGTGTGGGACATGTCTAATCAAGTACCAAGTGGTTCAATAAAATTAAGGTTTCAAGTTAGTGGCAGCACATGGGTTGAATCCAAAAATGATCTGCCTGCTTTGTGGAATGCTGGGGATGCTTATGACTCAGACGTTCagttaaattaa
- the LOC122281966 gene encoding expansin-like B1 → MGLAVLHENQTGILCVICMVLLLPTLYASQDIFTYSSRATYYRSPDSYGTPSGACGYGEFGRTVNDGSVTGVSKLYRNGTGCGACYRVRCLSSQYCNEDSVTVVVTDYGEGDKTDFILSTRAYTKLARPGRKGSKELLARGVIDVEYRRVPCHYPGYNVMFKVHEHSKYPNYLALVVLYAEGINDITAVELYQENCKQWLGMRRAYGAVWDMSNQVPSGSIKLRFQVSGSTWVESKNDLPALWNAGDAYDSDVQL, encoded by the exons ATGGGGCTTGCAGTACTTCATGAAAACCAAACTGGTATTCTTTGTGTGATCTGCATGGTACTGCTCTTGCCTACTCTATATGCCTCTCAAGACATTTTTACTTACTCATCAAGAGCAACCTACTACCGTAGTCCTGACAGCTATGGGACTCCAA GTGGAGCTTGTGGGTACGGAGAATTCGGAAGGACCGTCAATGATGGTAGCGTGACTGGAGTCTCGAAGTTATATAGGAATGGGACTGGTTGTGGTGCATGCTATCGA GTTAGGTGCCTATCATCACAATATTGCAATGAGGATTCAGTGACCGTGGTGGTGACAGACTACGGTGAAGGTGACAAAACTGACTTCATACTTAGCACCCGAGCCTACACAAAATTGGCACGCCCTGGTCGCAAGGGGTCCAAGGAGTTGCTTGCTCGTGGCGTGATCGACGTTGAATACCGAAGGGTCCCATGCCACTACCCTGGTTACAATGTTATGTTCAAGGTGCACGAGCATAGCAAATATCCTAATTATCTAGCTTTAGTGGTTCTATATGCAGAGGGGATAAATGACATCACAGCTGTCGAATTGTATCAG GAGAATTGCAAACAATGGCTGGGCATGCGTAGGGCCTACGGGGCAGTGTGGGACATGTCTAATCAAGTACCAAGTGGTTCAATAAAATTAAGGTTTCAAGTCAGTGGCAGCACATGGGTTGAATCCAAAAATGATTTGCCGGCTTTGTGGAACGCTGGGGATGCTTATGACTCAGATGTtcaactctaa